A genome region from Candidatus Acidulodesulfobacterium acidiphilum includes the following:
- the cbiF gene encoding cobalt-precorrin-4 C(11)-methyltransferase (catalyzes the formation of cobalt-precorrin-5 from cobalt-precorrin-4) produces MNNKFLKSKIYFVSAGPGDPELLTVKAAKILKKSDAVFYAGSLINPLMLKIIKKGAELIDIKSLNFEEIKTKVENILSLNENKNGIEGSISVKDGKDGRYDRDGKDIKRGVKVISILHAGDSSIYSAINEQMAYLEEMGVEYEIVPGVTAAFAASAANKSILTMPDVSQTVIFCRGEGRTGKMPEGQDIKSLAKHGATMAIYLSFGLIKSVTEDLLESYNEDTPCLIAKDVSLKSQFLINCKLKDVIKKAEEFSIKNMAVLIVGEALNGKYFKNNKSKLYDKNFYHGYRDSSAGL; encoded by the coding sequence ATGAATAATAAATTTTTAAAATCTAAAATATATTTTGTGTCCGCAGGTCCCGGCGACCCGGAACTGCTGACCGTTAAAGCCGCAAAAATATTAAAAAAATCGGATGCCGTTTTTTACGCAGGTTCTTTAATTAATCCTTTAATGCTTAAAATTATCAAAAAGGGCGCCGAGTTAATAGATATAAAAAGCCTTAATTTTGAAGAAATAAAAACTAAAGTCGAAAATATTTTAAGTTTAAACGAAAACAAAAACGGCATAGAAGGTTCAATTTCGGTTAAAGACGGAAAAGACGGCAGATATGACAGAGACGGAAAAGATATAAAGCGCGGAGTGAAAGTAATTTCTATACTGCATGCGGGAGACTCCTCTATATACTCCGCAATAAACGAACAGATGGCTTATTTGGAAGAGATGGGCGTGGAATATGAAATTGTACCGGGCGTCACCGCCGCTTTCGCAGCAAGCGCAGCAAACAAATCTATTTTGACCATGCCGGACGTTTCGCAAACCGTTATATTCTGCAGGGGCGAAGGAAGGACGGGCAAGATGCCCGAAGGACAGGATATAAAAAGCCTCGCAAAGCACGGAGCTACTATGGCTATATATTTAAGCTTCGGACTGATAAAGTCCGTAACCGAAGACCTGCTTGAATCTTACAATGAAGATACGCCCTGCCTTATAGCAAAAGACGTGTCTTTAAAAAGCCAGTTTTTAATAAACTGTAAATTAAAAGACGTCATTAAAAAAGCCGAAGAATTTTCAATAAAAAATATGGCGGTTTTAATAGTCGGAGAAGCTCTTAACGGGAAATATTTTAAAAATAACAAGTCGAAACTTTATGACAAGAACTTTTATCACGGGTACAGGGATTCTTCTGCCGGTTTATAA